The DNA sequence CGGGAGAGATGTCAGCGCTGAGGGATGGGTTGCCTGTCTTCGAGAACTGTACCCAGATCTTACGCATGGTCTTTCCGAATGTCTCGTCGAACATCCTTCCGGTGACGAGGGTCTCCTCGGGATGGTTGAACACGGTCGAGAGCTCGACTGCATGTCCGCTCCTCAACATCGGTACGGAGGACTCGGGTGTGAAGAAGTAGGCGTAGGTCTTACCTCCTGCCTTCGTCTGGTTCTCGGACATCCTGAACAGGGGTGCGATGAAAACTATCTGGTCGAAGAGACGGCTTCTGCCGTCGTACTCCTCGCACACATCTTTGGCGTTCTCGCAGAAGCTCAGGGCGAGCTTCTTCTCATCTTCCGTCAACTGGGAGAGCTTCCTCTTCATGCGTTCGTCTACGAATGCCCCGTATCCCTCCACACCGAAACCGGCCAGGAAGTAGGACATCTCGTCCTTGGTGCAGCCCTGCATGAAGACGATGTCCTTTGCCGCTCCCCTCTCATATTCTCCGTAGGGATCCAGAGGTACTGTCCTTCCGTCCCTCTCAGCCCATACGCGCAGCCCTAGCACGCCAGAGGCTTTTATGAACTCTTGGACATCGACCTTCTGAAGATCCGCTACCGTTTTGCAGCCGAGAATCTCCATTACCTCGTTGGTGCACTGTATGGCCTCTTCCGTGGACCTTGTGAATACCGGGGAACCGCTCATCACTATGTCACGCTGGAAGTACTCGTGTGTTCCCTTGATCAGCGGGAGCAGCGATACGCTTCCTCCTCCCGCGGACTGTCCGAAGATCGTGACCTGTCCGGGATCCCCTCCGAATGC is a window from the Thermoplasmata archaeon genome containing:
- a CDS encoding carboxylesterase family protein — protein: MIDIYNKELEKEVTERMHALYGENKKITNGDYDKSLAVKCINGTFVGKKTDNVIAFKGVPFVGKQPVGDLRWKAPVDCVPDDGVYEAYYFGKCPCQEGNIGQMGSLYVQGEDCLYLNVWKADDNSDKKKPVMVWIHGGAFEMGGTAEPREEGTNFVKENPDIILVSIEYRLGVFGFFHLSHLPDGKDYPDAQNLGLLDQAMALKWVHENISAFGGDPGQVTIFGQSAGGGSVSLLPLIKGTHEYFQRDIVMSGSPVFTRSTEEAIQCTNEVMEILGCKTVADLQKVDVQEFIKASGVLGLRVWAERDGRTVPLDPYGEYERGAAKDIVFMQGCTKDEMSYFLAGFGVEGYGAFVDERMKRKLSQLTEDEKKLALSFCENAKDVCEEYDGRSRLFDQIVFIAPLFRMSENQTKAGGKTYAYFFTPESSVPMLRSGHAVELSTVFNHPEETLVTGRMFDETFGKTMRKIWVQFSKTGNPSLSADISPDGKAKDWPLYDLENKYVMVFDEFNIHPEKESERKILDWEKAYFLTKYYCI